From the Bubalus kerabau isolate K-KA32 ecotype Philippines breed swamp buffalo chromosome 2, PCC_UOA_SB_1v2, whole genome shotgun sequence genome, one window contains:
- the LOC129643271 gene encoding CUB and sushi domain-containing protein 1-like has product MCGQPPPVQDGKVEGTDFRWGASISYSCAHGFQLSQSAILSCEGRGVWKGEVPQCLPVFSGDPGTTAEGRLSGKTFTYRSEVFFQCKSPFLLVGSSGRVCQADSTWSGVQPTCIDPAHNTCPDPGTPQFGIQMSSGGYEVGSMVFFRCRKGYHVQGSTTRTCLVNLTWSGIQTECIRKCDPVQGQGLSSLQQLEEFTFLRNNEGLIFVCLLSIP; this is encoded by the exons ATGTGTGGCCAGCCTCCTCCGGTCCAGGATGGGAAGGTGGAAGGAACGGACTTCCGCTGGGGTGCCAGCATCAGCTACAGCTGCGCCCACGGCTTCCAGCTCTCCCAGTCCGCCATCCTCTCCTGCGAAGGCCGAGGCGTCTGGAAAGGCGAGGTGCCCCAGTGCCTGC CTGTGTTCTCTGGGGACCCCGGCACCACTGCCGAGGGGCGTCTCAGCGGCAAGACCTTCACCTACAGATCTGAAGTCTTCTTCCAGTGCAAGTCCCCCTTCCTCCTGGTGGGGTCGTCCGGGAGAGTCTGTCAGGCAGACAGCACCTGGAGTGGCGTCCAGCCCACCTGCATCG ATCCTGCTCATAACACCTGTCCAGACCCTGGTACTCCACAGTTTGGAATACAGATGAGCTCAGGAGGATATGAg GTTGGAAGCATGGTGTTTTTCCGGTGCCGAAAAGGTTACCACGTCCAAGGCTCTACAACTCGAACTTGCCTGGTGAACCTGACGTGGAGCGGCATCCAGACAGAGTGCATCCGTAAGTGTGACCCTGTGCAAGGGCAGGGCCTGTCCTCTCTCCAGCAGCTGGAAGAATTCACCTTCCTGAGAAACAATGAGGggcttatttttgtttgtttactttccaTTCCCTAA
- the LOC129644401 gene encoding CUB and sushi domain-containing protein 1-like: MLFCLPTAVSCGNPGTPTHGKIISSDGVLFSSSVVYACWDGYRTSGLTTRHCTANGTWTGTAPDCTIISCGDPGTLANGIQFGTDFTFNKTVSYQCNPGYTMEPATSPTIRCTKDSTWNHSKPTCKAAVINTMQLWDRC, from the exons ATGCTGTTCTGTCTCCCCACAGCTGTGTCCTGTGGGAACCCGGGGACGCCCACCCACGGCAAGATCATCAGCAGCGATGGCGTGCTGTTCTCCAGCTCGGTGGTCTACGCCTGCTGGGACGGCTACAGGACCTCAGGGCTGACCACTCGCCACTGCACCGCCAATGGGACCTGGACCGGCACGGCCCCCGACTGCACGA TCATCAGCTGTGGAGACCCAGGGACCCTGGCTAACGGCATCCAGTTCGGGACCgatttcaccttcaacaagacGGTCAGCTACCAGTGCAACCCCGGCTATACCATGGAGCCCGCCACGTCCCCCACCATCCGCTGCACCAAGGACAGTACCTGGAATCACAGCAAACCAACCTGCAAAG CTGCAGTTATTAACACCATGCAGCTCTGGGACAGGTGCTAA